The proteins below come from a single Mycolicibacterium sp. TY81 genomic window:
- the nth gene encoding endonuclease III, with translation MNRELAQAFPHVYCELDFTNPLELAVATILSAQCTDKRVNLTTPALFAKYPTALDYAQANRAELEELIRPTGFYRNKATSIIGLGQALVTRFDGEVPDTLDELVTLPGVGRKTANVILGNAFDIPGITVDTHFGRLVRRWRWTAEEDPVKVEHAVGELIPRKEWTLLSHRVIFHGRRVCHSRTPACGVCVLARDCPSYGLGPTDLATAAALVKGPETEHLLALAGITE, from the coding sequence ATGAATCGTGAACTGGCGCAGGCGTTCCCGCATGTCTATTGCGAGCTGGATTTCACCAACCCGCTCGAGTTGGCGGTGGCCACCATCCTGTCGGCGCAGTGCACGGATAAGAGGGTGAACCTCACGACGCCGGCGCTGTTCGCGAAATACCCGACGGCGCTGGACTATGCGCAGGCCAACCGCGCCGAACTCGAGGAGCTGATCCGGCCCACCGGCTTCTACCGCAACAAGGCGACGTCGATCATCGGGCTGGGTCAGGCACTGGTCACCCGCTTCGACGGCGAGGTGCCCGACACCCTGGACGAGCTGGTCACGCTGCCCGGCGTGGGCCGCAAGACCGCCAACGTCATCCTGGGCAACGCCTTCGACATCCCGGGCATCACGGTGGACACCCACTTCGGCCGGCTGGTGCGACGCTGGCGCTGGACGGCCGAGGAAGACCCGGTCAAGGTGGAACACGCCGTCGGGGAACTGATCCCGCGCAAGGAGTGGACCCTGCTGTCGCACCGCGTGATCTTCCACGGCCGCCGCGTCTGCCATTCCCGGACCCCGGCCTGCGGCGTGTGCGTGCTGGCCCGCGACTGCCCGTCCTACGGCTTGGGGCCGACGGATCTGGCAACCGCCGCGGCGCTGGTCAAAGGACCCGAGACCGAACACCTGCTGGCGCTGGCCGGGATCACCGAGTGA
- the marP gene encoding MarP family serine protease — MTPSQWLDLAVLSVAFVAAVSGWRSGALGSLLSFLGVVLGAVAGVLLAPHVVAHVDGARSKLFIALFLILGLVVVGEIAGVVLGRAVRGAMRNEVVRGFDSVVGMALQLVAVLVAAWLLATPLTSSDQPNLAAAVNGSRVLSEVNDLAPAWLKRVPTRLSALLNTSGLPSVLQPFGRTPIVSVSAPDPALVADPAVAAAKGSVVKIRGVAQSCQKVLEGTGFVVAPGRVMSNAHVVAGSNSVTVQVDDKSYDAKVVSYDPEADISILDAPDLPAAPLKFDMQEAPTGTGAVVMGYPGGGEFAATPARIREVIKLNGPDIYHSTTVTREVYTIRGNVRQGNSGGPLIDGSGKVLGVVFGAAVDDADTGFVLTADEVAKQMAKVDNSEAVPTGKCISAG, encoded by the coding sequence ATGACACCTTCACAATGGCTGGATCTGGCCGTTCTGTCCGTCGCCTTCGTCGCCGCCGTCTCGGGCTGGCGGTCCGGGGCGCTGGGCTCCCTGCTGTCTTTTCTCGGTGTGGTGCTCGGCGCGGTGGCCGGTGTGCTGCTGGCGCCGCATGTGGTGGCGCACGTCGACGGCGCCCGCAGCAAGCTCTTCATCGCCCTGTTCCTGATCCTCGGCCTCGTCGTGGTGGGCGAGATCGCCGGCGTCGTGCTGGGTCGCGCCGTCCGTGGCGCGATGCGCAACGAGGTGGTGCGCGGCTTCGACTCGGTCGTCGGCATGGCCCTGCAACTGGTCGCGGTGCTGGTCGCCGCCTGGCTGCTGGCCACCCCGCTGACGTCGTCCGACCAGCCGAACCTGGCTGCGGCGGTGAACGGTTCGCGCGTGCTGTCCGAGGTCAACGATCTCGCACCGGCCTGGCTCAAGCGCGTGCCCACGCGGCTCTCGGCGCTGCTGAACACCTCGGGCCTGCCGTCGGTGCTGCAGCCGTTCGGCCGCACCCCGATCGTCAGCGTCTCGGCGCCCGATCCCGCGCTCGTCGCCGATCCGGCGGTGGCCGCGGCCAAGGGCAGCGTCGTGAAGATCCGCGGCGTCGCGCAGAGCTGCCAGAAGGTCCTCGAGGGCACCGGCTTCGTGGTGGCGCCCGGCCGGGTCATGTCCAACGCCCACGTGGTGGCGGGCTCCAACAGCGTCACCGTCCAGGTCGACGACAAGAGCTACGACGCCAAGGTCGTGTCATACGACCCCGAGGCCGACATCTCGATCCTCGACGCGCCCGACCTGCCCGCGGCGCCGCTGAAGTTCGACATGCAGGAGGCCCCGACCGGGACCGGCGCGGTGGTGATGGGCTATCCGGGCGGCGGCGAGTTCGCCGCGACCCCGGCGCGTATCCGCGAGGTCATCAAGCTCAACGGCCCGGACATCTACCACTCGACGACCGTCACGCGTGAGGTCTACACCATCAGAGGCAATGTCCGCCAAGGCAATTCGGGTGGACCGCTGATCGACGGCAGCGGCAAGGTACTCGGTGTCGTGTTCGGCGCCGCGGTCGACGACGCCGACACCGGCTTCGTCCTCACGGCCGACGAGGTGGCCAAGCAGATGGCCAAGGTCGACAACTCCGAAGCGGTGCCGACCGGGAAGTGCATCTCAGCCGGGTAG
- a CDS encoding TlpA disulfide reductase family protein produces the protein MSRSARWTVVVLAVFVVLGVALWRQLGEQPSGSGPSGRPPGPARVHRDADTPAALAAPRAKAALPPCPAPQGGPGPQALQGITVDCAADGAPVDVAKALAGRAVVLNLWAYWCGPCADELPALAEYQRRMGARVTVVTVHQDENETAGLLRLADLGVKLPMLQDGRRLIAAALRVPNVMPATVLLRPDGSVAQVLPRPFTSADEIASAVNAQLGVSG, from the coding sequence GTGAGTCGGTCTGCCCGCTGGACCGTCGTGGTGCTGGCCGTGTTCGTCGTGCTGGGAGTGGCGCTGTGGCGGCAACTCGGTGAGCAGCCGTCGGGTTCGGGGCCATCGGGCCGGCCGCCCGGCCCGGCCCGGGTGCATCGCGACGCCGACACCCCGGCGGCGCTGGCCGCGCCTCGGGCCAAGGCGGCCCTGCCGCCCTGTCCGGCGCCGCAGGGCGGGCCCGGACCGCAAGCCCTGCAGGGCATCACCGTCGACTGCGCGGCCGACGGCGCGCCCGTCGACGTCGCGAAGGCCCTCGCCGGCCGAGCCGTCGTACTGAACCTGTGGGCCTACTGGTGCGGCCCCTGCGCCGACGAACTGCCCGCACTCGCGGAGTACCAGCGCCGCATGGGCGCCCGCGTGACCGTGGTGACGGTGCACCAGGACGAGAACGAGACCGCCGGGCTGCTGCGGCTGGCCGACCTCGGCGTCAAGCTGCCGATGCTGCAGGACGGCCGGCGGCTGATCGCGGCCGCGCTGCGCGTCCCCAATGTCATGCCTGCGACCGTGCTGCTGCGCCCTGACGGTAGCGTTGCGCAGGTCCTGCCCCGGCCGTTCACCAGTGCCGACGAGATCGCCAGTGCAGTGAACGCACAGTTAGGAGTGTCGGGGTGA
- a CDS encoding DUF4177 domain-containing protein: MSEPTRWEYATVPLLIHATKQILDQWGQDGWELVSVLANPSGEQHVAYLKRPK, encoded by the coding sequence ATGAGCGAACCGACCCGGTGGGAGTACGCCACCGTCCCGTTGCTGATCCACGCCACCAAGCAGATCCTGGACCAGTGGGGCCAGGACGGGTGGGAGCTGGTGTCGGTGTTGGCCAACCCCAGCGGTGAGCAGCACGTCGCGTACCTGAAGCGGCCGAAGTGA
- a CDS encoding S1 family peptidase, which yields MAIALLGTSVGVPARADAPVPLGGGSGIVVDGDTFCTLTTIGHDNRGKLVGFTSAHCGGPGHEVAAEGAENRGTLGVMVAGSQPLDYAVIEFDPAKVQPLNNVNGFQIDGIGPDPAFGQVACKLGRTTGYTCGVTWGPGQDPGTIVDQVCGQPGDSGAPVTVNNKLVGMIHGAFSDDLPTCVVKYVPLHTPAVTVSINAVIADLDAKSRPGAGYVPIA from the coding sequence ATGGCCATTGCTCTGCTCGGCACATCGGTCGGGGTGCCGGCCCGCGCGGATGCACCGGTGCCGCTGGGCGGTGGCTCGGGCATCGTCGTGGACGGCGACACGTTCTGCACCCTGACCACGATCGGTCACGACAATCGCGGCAAGCTGGTCGGCTTCACGTCGGCGCACTGCGGCGGTCCCGGTCACGAGGTGGCGGCCGAGGGCGCAGAGAACCGAGGCACCCTGGGCGTCATGGTGGCCGGTAGCCAGCCGCTGGACTACGCCGTCATCGAGTTCGACCCGGCCAAGGTGCAGCCGCTGAACAACGTCAACGGCTTCCAGATCGACGGCATCGGCCCGGACCCGGCCTTCGGTCAGGTGGCGTGCAAGCTGGGCCGCACCACGGGCTACACGTGCGGTGTCACGTGGGGCCCCGGACAGGACCCGGGCACCATCGTGGACCAGGTGTGTGGCCAGCCCGGCGACTCGGGCGCGCCCGTCACCGTCAACAACAAACTGGTCGGCATGATCCACGGCGCCTTCAGTGACGACCTGCCGACGTGCGTCGTCAAGTACGTGCCGCTGCACACCCCGGCCGTGACGGTGTCGATCAACGCGGTGATCGCCGACCTCGACGCCAAGAGCCGGCCCGGCGCGGGCTACGTGCCCATCGCCTGA
- the crp gene encoding cAMP-activated global transcriptional regulator CRP encodes MDEILARAGIFQGVEPTAVSALTKQLQPVDFPRGHTVFAEGEPGDRLYIIISGKVKIGRRSPDGRENLLTIMGPSDMFGELSIFDPGPRTSSAITITEVRAVSMDREALRAWIADRPEIAEQLLRVLARRLRRTNNNLADLIFTDVPGRVAKQLLQLAQRFGTQEGGALRVTHDLTQEEIAQLVGASRETVNKALADFAHRGWIRLEGKSVLISDSERLARRAR; translated from the coding sequence GTGGACGAGATCCTGGCGAGGGCCGGAATCTTCCAGGGTGTCGAGCCCACCGCGGTATCCGCACTGACCAAACAGCTGCAGCCTGTCGACTTTCCTCGCGGACACACCGTGTTCGCCGAAGGCGAGCCCGGCGACCGCCTATACATCATCATCTCCGGCAAGGTGAAGATCGGCCGCCGGTCGCCGGACGGCCGGGAGAACCTGCTGACGATCATGGGTCCGTCGGACATGTTCGGTGAGCTGTCGATCTTCGACCCGGGCCCCCGGACGTCGAGCGCCATCACGATCACCGAGGTGCGCGCCGTCTCGATGGACCGCGAAGCGCTGCGGGCGTGGATCGCGGACCGCCCGGAGATCGCCGAGCAGCTGCTGCGCGTGCTCGCCCGCCGGTTGCGCCGCACCAACAACAACCTGGCCGACCTGATCTTCACCGACGTGCCCGGTCGCGTGGCCAAGCAGCTGCTGCAGCTGGCCCAGCGGTTCGGCACGCAGGAGGGCGGCGCCCTGCGCGTCACCCACGACCTGACGCAGGAAGAGATCGCCCAGCTGGTCGGCGCCTCCCGCGAAACCGTGAACAAGGCACTCGCCGACTTCGCGCACCGCGGCTGGATCCGCCTGGAGGGCAAGAGCGTGCTGATCTCCGACTCGGAGCGTCTGGCCCGCCGAGCCCGCTAG
- a CDS encoding MBL fold metallo-hydrolase: protein MTHPAYGVLRPVTESASVLLCDNPGIMTLDGTNTWVLRGRGSDEMVVVDPGPDDDAHLERIAALGKIPLVLISHKHDDHTGGIDKLVGLTGAVVRSVGSGFLRGLGGPLTDGEVIDAAGLRITVMATPGHTADSLSFVVDDAVLTADTVLGRGTTVIDNEDGSLRDYLESLRRLQGLGGRTVLPGHGPDLPDLSEVAAMYLAHREERLDQVRGALKVLGEEASARQVVEHVYTDVDQKLWDAAEKSVQAQLDYLRTA from the coding sequence ATGACGCACCCCGCGTATGGCGTGCTGAGGCCGGTGACCGAATCGGCCTCGGTACTGCTGTGCGACAACCCGGGGATCATGACGCTCGACGGCACCAACACCTGGGTGCTGCGCGGGCGCGGTAGTGACGAGATGGTCGTCGTCGACCCGGGGCCCGACGACGATGCGCACCTCGAGCGGATCGCGGCACTGGGCAAGATCCCGCTGGTGCTGATCAGTCACAAGCACGACGACCACACCGGCGGCATCGACAAGCTGGTCGGCCTGACCGGGGCAGTGGTGCGCTCGGTCGGCAGCGGTTTCCTGCGCGGGCTCGGCGGACCGCTCACCGATGGTGAGGTGATCGACGCCGCGGGCCTGCGGATCACGGTCATGGCGACGCCCGGCCACACCGCGGATTCACTGTCGTTCGTCGTCGATGACGCCGTCCTGACCGCCGACACCGTGCTGGGGCGCGGCACCACCGTCATCGACAACGAAGACGGCAGCCTGCGCGACTACCTGGAATCACTGCGGCGTCTGCAGGGTCTGGGCGGACGAACCGTCCTGCCGGGGCACGGTCCCGATCTGCCGGATCTGTCGGAGGTGGCCGCCATGTACCTCGCGCACCGGGAGGAACGGCTGGACCAGGTGCGCGGCGCCCTGAAGGTGCTCGGTGAAGAGGCGTCGGCACGGCAGGTGGTCGAGCACGTCTACACCGACGTCGACCAGAAGCTGTGGGACGCCGCCGAGAAATCCGTCCAGGCCCAGCTGGACTACCTACGGACGGCCTAG
- a CDS encoding ArsA-related P-loop ATPase, translating to MTSESTGRTHTGWPARLDQARLHFVTGKGGTGKTTVAAALALALAAGGRSVLLVEVEGRQGIAQLFDVPPLPYGEQKIATAEGGGLVNALAIDTEAAFLEYLDMFYNLGIAGRAMKRIGAVEFATTIAPGLRDVLLTGKIKEVVVRNGKTAKELKGQRPYDAVVVDAPPTGRISRFLDVTKAVSDLAKGGPVHSQADGVVKLLHSELTAIHLVTLLEALPVQETLEAIEELRELDLPIGSVIVNRNIPAYLSQDDLAKAAEGVIDADAVRAGLADAGITLSDTDFAGLLTETIQHATRMMARAESAEALDALEVPRLELPALPDGVDLGSLYELAEALEQQGVGTK from the coding sequence GTGACCTCCGAATCGACGGGCCGAACCCATACCGGTTGGCCCGCGCGCCTGGATCAGGCGCGCCTCCATTTCGTCACCGGCAAGGGCGGTACCGGCAAAACCACCGTCGCCGCCGCGCTGGCGCTGGCGCTGGCCGCCGGCGGCCGCAGCGTCCTGCTGGTCGAGGTCGAGGGGCGGCAGGGCATCGCCCAGCTTTTCGACGTGCCACCGCTGCCGTACGGGGAGCAGAAGATCGCCACCGCCGAGGGCGGCGGGCTGGTCAACGCGCTGGCCATCGACACCGAGGCCGCGTTCCTGGAATACCTGGACATGTTCTACAACCTCGGCATCGCCGGCCGCGCCATGAAGCGCATCGGTGCGGTCGAGTTCGCCACCACGATCGCACCCGGCCTGCGTGACGTGCTGCTCACCGGCAAGATCAAAGAGGTCGTGGTCCGCAACGGCAAGACCGCCAAGGAGCTCAAGGGGCAGCGCCCCTACGACGCCGTCGTGGTCGACGCCCCGCCGACGGGCCGCATCTCGCGCTTCCTCGACGTCACCAAGGCCGTCTCCGATCTCGCCAAGGGCGGGCCCGTGCACTCCCAGGCCGACGGCGTCGTGAAACTGCTGCACTCGGAGCTCACCGCCATCCACCTGGTCACGCTGCTGGAGGCGCTGCCGGTGCAGGAGACGCTGGAGGCCATCGAGGAGTTGCGGGAGCTCGACCTCCCGATCGGCAGCGTCATCGTCAACCGCAACATCCCGGCGTACCTGTCGCAGGATGATCTGGCGAAGGCCGCCGAGGGCGTCATCGACGCCGACGCGGTCCGCGCCGGGTTGGCCGACGCCGGAATCACGTTGTCCGACACCGACTTCGCCGGACTCCTCACCGAAACCATCCAGCACGCGACGCGCATGATGGCGCGCGCCGAGAGCGCCGAGGCGCTGGACGCCCTCGAAGTGCCCCGCCTCGAACTGCCCGCCCTGCCCGACGGGGTCGACCTGGGCAGCCTGTACGAACTCGCCGAAGCACTCGAGCAGCAAGGGGTTGGCACCAAATGA
- a CDS encoding CoA pyrophosphatase has protein sequence MNVLNPQAAPAWLRPLVDNAADLPQAYRRRVPKSVLAAITAAGATATLTGTKRDAAVLVLFSGAPDAPAGALPPDADLLVTVRASTLRHHAGQAAFPGGASDPGDDGPIGTALREANEETGIDPSRLHILATLDRMFIPPSGFHVVPVLAYSPDPGHVLAVDPAETAIVARVPVRAFVNPENRLMVYRKENTRQFAGPAFLLNQMLVWGFTAQVISAMLDVAGWAKPWNTDVVEELDAAMALLGESSGYRVDQP, from the coding sequence GTGAACGTGCTGAACCCACAGGCCGCCCCGGCCTGGCTGCGGCCCCTCGTCGACAACGCCGCGGACCTCCCGCAGGCCTACCGGCGCCGGGTGCCGAAGAGCGTGCTGGCGGCCATCACCGCCGCCGGCGCCACCGCGACATTGACCGGCACCAAGCGCGACGCCGCCGTCCTGGTGTTGTTCTCGGGCGCGCCCGACGCCCCCGCCGGTGCCCTGCCGCCCGACGCCGACCTGCTGGTCACCGTCCGCGCATCGACGCTGCGCCACCACGCCGGGCAGGCGGCGTTCCCCGGCGGCGCGTCCGATCCAGGGGACGACGGTCCCATCGGCACCGCGCTGCGCGAGGCGAACGAGGAAACCGGCATTGATCCCTCCCGGTTGCACATCCTGGCCACGCTGGACCGAATGTTCATCCCGCCCTCGGGTTTTCACGTGGTCCCCGTGCTCGCGTACTCGCCCGACCCGGGCCACGTCCTCGCCGTCGACCCGGCCGAGACCGCGATCGTCGCGCGGGTTCCGGTGCGCGCCTTCGTCAATCCCGAGAACCGGTTGATGGTGTATCGCAAAGAGAACACGCGGCAGTTCGCCGGCCCGGCATTTCTGCTCAACCAGATGCTGGTGTGGGGCTTCACCGCTCAGGTGATCTCCGCGATGCTCGACGTCGCAGGCTGGGCCAAGCCGTGGAACACCGACGTCGTCGAGGAACTGGACGCGGCAATGGCGCTGCTGGGCGAGTCCAGCGGCTACCGTGTGGATCAACCATGA
- a CDS encoding alpha/beta fold hydrolase, whose translation MPPPDPSVVRIDGPWRHLQVHANGIRFHVVEAEGSEPEDRNADGSSNAERPLVILLHGFASFWYSWRHQLRDLRGARVVAVDLRGYGGSDKPPTGYDGWTLAGDTAGLVRALGHHSAVLVGHADGGLVCWATAMLHPRVVRGIALVSSPHPVALRSSTLTDKGQRAALLPAMLRNQVPWWPEHVLTRRGGAAVEQLVRSRAGAAWPATADFAQTAAHLRTAIQIPSAAHSALEYQRWAARSQLRGEGRRFMRAMKQRTAVPVLHLHGTADPYVLDDPVRRTQRYAPQTRFVSIPGAGHFAHEEQPSTVTSELSTFLHQLPG comes from the coding sequence GTGCCGCCACCTGATCCGTCGGTCGTCCGGATCGACGGTCCGTGGCGACACCTCCAGGTGCACGCGAACGGGATCCGCTTCCACGTCGTCGAGGCCGAGGGCTCCGAGCCCGAGGACCGGAACGCGGACGGCTCCTCGAATGCCGAGCGCCCGCTGGTGATCCTGCTGCACGGGTTCGCCTCGTTCTGGTACTCGTGGCGGCATCAGTTGCGCGACCTGCGGGGCGCCCGCGTCGTCGCGGTCGACCTGCGCGGCTACGGCGGCAGCGACAAACCACCGACCGGATACGACGGCTGGACGCTGGCCGGCGACACCGCGGGCCTGGTGCGCGCGCTGGGACACCACTCGGCCGTACTGGTGGGACACGCCGACGGCGGCCTCGTCTGCTGGGCGACGGCAATGCTGCATCCGCGGGTGGTGCGGGGCATCGCGCTGGTCAGTTCACCGCATCCCGTGGCGCTGCGGTCGTCGACGCTGACCGACAAGGGCCAGCGCGCGGCCCTGCTGCCGGCGATGCTGCGCAACCAGGTGCCGTGGTGGCCCGAGCATGTCCTGACCCGGCGGGGTGGTGCGGCCGTCGAGCAGCTGGTGCGCAGCCGCGCCGGCGCCGCCTGGCCGGCGACGGCCGACTTCGCCCAGACCGCCGCGCACCTGCGCACCGCGATCCAGATTCCGTCGGCCGCGCATTCGGCGCTCGAATACCAGCGGTGGGCGGCGCGCAGTCAGCTCCGCGGTGAGGGCCGGCGCTTCATGCGCGCGATGAAACAGCGCACCGCGGTCCCGGTCCTGCACCTGCACGGCACCGCCGATCCGTACGTGCTCGACGACCCGGTCCGCCGGACGCAGCGTTACGCCCCGCAGACCCGCTTCGTATCCATCCCCGGCGCAGGACATTTCGCGCACGAGGAACAGCCGTCGACCGTCACCTCGGAGCTGTCGACGTTCCTGCACCAGCTACCCGGCTGA
- the acs gene encoding acetate--CoA ligase, protein MTQDTAVPQAYPPPAEFAAQANATAALYQEADADRLDFWRRQGERLSWATPFTEVLDWSNAPFAKWFGDGKLNVAYNCVDRHVEAGNGDRVAIHWEGEPVGDARDITYAQLKDEVSKAANALTALGLTAGDRVAIYMPMVPEAIVAMLACARLGVMHSVVFAGFSATALAARVEDAQAKLVITTDGQYRRGQAASLKSAVDEAVTGQPSVEHVLVVKRTGIDVDWTEGRDVWWHEIVDSQSTDHTPEAFDAEQPLFLLYTSGTTGKPKGIVHTSGGYLTQASYSHHNVFDIKADDVYWCTADIGWVTGHTYIVYGPLSNGVTQVVYEGTPTSPNEHRHFDIIEKYGVTIYYTAPTLIRTFMKLGHQIPAAHDLSSLRVLGSVGEPINPEAWRWYREHIGAGTTPIVDTWWQTETGAIMISPLPGVTAAKPGSAMTPLPGISAKIVDDDGNELVPGADEEEHVTGYLVLDKPWPSMLRGIWGDDERFKDTYWSRFAEQGWYFAGDGARYDADGNIWVLGRIDDVMNISGHRISTAEVESALVGHSGVAEAAVVGATDATTGQAICAFVILKASAHGGSENIVEELRAQVATEISPIAKPREIHVVPELPKTRSGKIMRRLLRDVAEGRDLGDTSTLVDPSVFEAIRASK, encoded by the coding sequence ATGACACAAGACACCGCTGTGCCACAGGCTTACCCGCCGCCTGCCGAGTTCGCCGCGCAGGCCAATGCCACCGCCGCGCTGTATCAAGAGGCCGACGCCGACCGCCTGGATTTCTGGCGCCGCCAGGGCGAGCGGTTGTCGTGGGCGACCCCGTTCACCGAGGTGCTCGACTGGTCCAACGCACCCTTCGCCAAGTGGTTCGGCGACGGCAAGCTCAACGTCGCCTACAACTGCGTCGACCGCCACGTCGAGGCCGGCAATGGCGACCGCGTCGCGATCCACTGGGAAGGCGAGCCCGTCGGTGACGCCCGCGACATCACCTACGCCCAGCTCAAGGACGAGGTGAGTAAGGCCGCCAACGCCCTGACCGCGCTGGGCCTGACCGCCGGCGACCGCGTCGCCATCTACATGCCGATGGTGCCCGAGGCCATCGTGGCGATGCTGGCCTGCGCGCGCCTGGGTGTCATGCACTCGGTCGTGTTCGCCGGCTTCTCGGCCACCGCGCTGGCCGCCCGCGTCGAGGACGCCCAGGCCAAGCTGGTCATCACCACCGACGGGCAGTATCGCCGCGGCCAGGCGGCCTCGCTCAAGTCCGCGGTCGACGAAGCCGTCACCGGCCAGCCGAGCGTCGAGCACGTCCTGGTGGTCAAGCGCACCGGCATCGACGTCGACTGGACCGAGGGCCGCGACGTCTGGTGGCACGAGATCGTCGACTCACAGTCCACCGACCACACCCCCGAGGCGTTCGACGCCGAGCAGCCGCTGTTCCTGCTGTACACCTCCGGCACCACCGGCAAGCCCAAGGGCATCGTGCACACGAGTGGCGGTTACCTGACGCAGGCGTCCTACAGCCACCACAACGTCTTCGACATCAAGGCCGACGACGTCTACTGGTGCACCGCCGACATCGGCTGGGTCACCGGGCACACCTACATCGTCTACGGGCCGCTGTCCAACGGCGTCACGCAGGTCGTCTACGAAGGCACCCCGACCTCACCGAACGAGCACCGGCACTTCGACATCATCGAAAAGTACGGTGTCACCATCTATTACACGGCGCCGACGCTGATCCGCACGTTCATGAAGCTGGGCCACCAGATCCCCGCGGCGCACGACCTGTCGAGCCTGCGGGTGCTCGGCTCGGTCGGCGAGCCCATCAACCCCGAGGCCTGGCGCTGGTACCGCGAACACATCGGCGCGGGCACCACGCCCATCGTGGACACCTGGTGGCAGACCGAGACCGGCGCCATCATGATCTCCCCGCTGCCCGGCGTCACCGCCGCCAAGCCCGGCTCGGCCATGACCCCACTGCCGGGCATCAGCGCCAAGATCGTCGACGACGACGGCAACGAACTGGTCCCCGGCGCAGACGAGGAAGAACACGTCACCGGCTACCTCGTGCTCGACAAGCCGTGGCCGTCGATGCTGCGCGGCATCTGGGGCGACGACGAACGCTTCAAGGACACCTACTGGTCCCGCTTCGCCGAGCAGGGCTGGTACTTCGCCGGTGACGGCGCCCGCTACGACGCCGACGGCAACATCTGGGTCCTGGGCCGTATCGACGACGTCATGAACATCTCCGGGCATCGCATCTCCACCGCCGAGGTCGAGTCCGCGCTCGTCGGGCACTCCGGGGTGGCCGAGGCCGCCGTCGTCGGCGCCACCGACGCCACCACCGGGCAGGCCATCTGCGCTTTCGTCATCCTCAAGGCCTCCGCGCACGGCGGCTCGGAGAACATCGTCGAAGAACTGCGGGCCCAGGTCGCGACCGAGATCTCCCCCATCGCCAAGCCGCGCGAGATCCACGTCGTGCCCGAGCTGCCCAAGACGCGTAGCGGCAAGATCATGCGCCGGCTGCTGCGCGATGTCGCCGAGGGCCGCGATCTCGGGGACACCTCCACCCTCGTCGACCCCAGCGTCTTCGAGGCCATCCGCGCCAGTAAGTAG
- a CDS encoding phage holin family protein gives MSNGDRKNGPVPATVTSIPLVDPHAPKADPSIGDLVKEATAQMSTLVRAEVELARAEITADVKKGLTGSVLFIAALVVLFYSTFFFFFFLGSLLELWLPSWASYLIVFALMVLTTGALAFLGFLKVRKIRGPRDTIATVKEAKVALTPGHDKPSSQASIRTASSDTSGW, from the coding sequence GTGAGCAATGGCGATCGCAAGAATGGCCCCGTTCCAGCCACGGTGACCTCGATCCCGCTGGTGGATCCGCATGCACCCAAGGCCGATCCGTCGATCGGCGATCTGGTCAAGGAAGCCACCGCGCAGATGTCGACGCTGGTGCGCGCCGAGGTCGAGCTGGCGCGCGCCGAGATCACCGCCGACGTCAAGAAGGGCCTGACCGGCAGCGTCCTGTTCATCGCCGCCCTCGTCGTGCTCTTCTACTCGACGTTCTTTTTCTTCTTCTTCCTCGGCTCGCTGCTGGAGCTGTGGCTGCCGAGCTGGGCGTCGTACCTCATCGTCTTCGCGCTGATGGTGCTGACGACGGGTGCGCTCGCCTTCCTGGGCTTCCTCAAGGTCCGCAAGATCCGCGGCCCGCGGGACACCATCGCCACGGTCAAGGAGGCCAAGGTGGCGCTGACACCGGGCCACGACAAGCCGTCGAGCCAAGCCTCCATTCGCACGGCTTCTAGCGACACCTCAGGCTGGTAG
- a CDS encoding RidA family protein, with the protein MSVSDRLAELGIELPEVVAPLAAYVPAVRTGNLVYTSGQLPMQAGSLLAEGKVGGEVSAEDGKALARACGLNALAAVHALVGIDSVVRIVKVVGFVASAPGFNGQPAVINGASELLGEVFGPAGAHARSAVGVSELPLNAPVEVELIVEVA; encoded by the coding sequence GTGAGCGTCTCCGACCGGCTCGCCGAGCTGGGCATCGAGCTGCCGGAAGTCGTTGCGCCCCTTGCCGCTTACGTGCCCGCGGTCCGGACCGGAAACCTCGTCTACACCTCGGGCCAGCTGCCGATGCAGGCCGGCAGTCTGCTGGCCGAGGGCAAGGTCGGCGGCGAGGTCAGTGCCGAAGACGGCAAGGCCCTGGCCCGGGCCTGCGGCCTCAACGCGCTGGCCGCCGTGCACGCGCTGGTCGGCATCGACTCGGTGGTGCGCATCGTCAAGGTCGTCGGCTTCGTCGCCTCGGCGCCGGGCTTCAACGGCCAGCCCGCGGTGATCAACGGTGCGTCCGAATTGCTGGGCGAGGTGTTCGGCCCGGCCGGCGCGCACGCCCGCTCGGCGGTCGGCGTCTCGGAGTTGCCACTGAATGCGCCGGTCGAGGTGGAGTTGATCGTCGAGGTTGCATGA